One region of Bacillota bacterium genomic DNA includes:
- the purF gene encoding amidophosphoribosyltransferase, with product MREECGVFGIWGHPHAVELTHVALFALQHRGQESAGLASVRDGHLRLHKGMGLVSEVFSEGVLRDMAGEAAIGHVRYSTFGSSDPVNAQPLLVRYQRGMLGLAHNGNLVNAAQLRHELEAQGSIFQTTLDTEVIAHLIARRPTRELVDAVAGSLAEVKGGYALVFLTPEALIGARDSHGIRPLCLGKLDGSWCLASETCALDAVGAEFVREVEPGEMVVVTRQGLTSHRATPAGRPGLCVFEYIYFARPDSDLDGLNVHAVRKQLGRVLARVQPVPADLVTGVPDSSISAATGYAEEAGIPYEMGLVKNRYIGRTFIEPRQEGRALAVRLKLNPLRRVVDGKRVILVDDSIVRGTTSRYIVGLLREAGAREVHLRISSPPYRFPCYYGIDTSAHGELVAAGKDVEGIRRLVGADTLAYLPVEGLAEALGRPLDRYCLACFTGEYLVPVLVPLDKLLFERGYFPREV from the coding sequence TTGCGGGAGGAATGCGGCGTGTTCGGGATCTGGGGGCATCCCCACGCGGTGGAGCTGACGCATGTAGCCCTGTTTGCCCTGCAGCACAGGGGGCAGGAAAGCGCGGGACTGGCGAGCGTCAGGGACGGTCACCTGCGTCTTCACAAAGGGATGGGTCTGGTCTCCGAGGTGTTCAGCGAGGGTGTCCTGCGCGATATGGCGGGAGAGGCTGCCATCGGCCACGTGCGCTATTCCACCTTTGGATCTTCCGACCCGGTTAACGCCCAGCCGCTCCTGGTGAGGTACCAGCGAGGGATGCTCGGGCTGGCCCACAACGGCAACCTGGTGAACGCCGCCCAGTTGAGGCATGAACTGGAGGCCCAGGGGTCCATATTTCAAACCACGCTCGATACGGAAGTGATCGCCCATCTCATCGCCAGGCGGCCCACCAGGGAACTGGTAGACGCGGTGGCCGGGTCCCTGGCGGAGGTGAAGGGCGGGTACGCCCTGGTCTTCCTGACCCCGGAAGCCCTCATCGGGGCCCGTGATTCCCACGGGATTCGTCCCCTCTGCCTGGGTAAGCTGGACGGGTCGTGGTGCCTTGCTTCCGAGACGTGCGCCCTCGATGCCGTGGGGGCGGAATTCGTGCGCGAGGTGGAGCCGGGAGAGATGGTGGTGGTGACGCGGCAGGGGCTGACCAGCCACCGCGCCACGCCCGCGGGTCGCCCGGGCCTGTGCGTGTTCGAGTACATTTACTTCGCCCGTCCGGATTCTGACCTGGACGGGCTAAACGTACACGCCGTGCGCAAGCAACTGGGGCGGGTCCTGGCCCGGGTCCAGCCCGTGCCGGCCGACCTGGTGACCGGTGTGCCCGACTCCAGCATTTCCGCCGCGACCGGATATGCGGAGGAAGCCGGCATCCCTTACGAGATGGGACTGGTCAAGAACCGTTACATCGGGCGCACCTTCATCGAACCCCGCCAGGAGGGGCGTGCCCTGGCGGTGCGGCTGAAACTCAACCCCTTGAGGCGGGTTGTGGACGGCAAGCGTGTCATTCTCGTGGATGACTCCATCGTGCGGGGGACTACCTCCCGGTACATCGTGGGGCTGCTGCGGGAGGCGGGTGCCCGCGAGGTGCACCTGCGCATATCCTCGCCTCCCTACCGATTCCCGTGCTACTACGGCATCGATACCTCCGCCCACGGGGAACTGGTGGCGGCGGGCAAGGATGTCGAGGGAATCCGCCGCCTGGTGGGTGCTGACACCCTGGCCTACCTGCCGGTGGAGGGATTGGCTGAGGCCTTGGGGAGACCCCTCGACCGGTACTGTCTGGCTTGCTTCACCGGTGAGTACCTGGTGCCCGTGCTGGTCCCGTTGGACAAGCTTCTCTTCGAGCGCGGGTACTTCCCTCGGGAGGTGTAG
- the purC gene encoding phosphoribosylaminoimidazolesuccinocarboxamide synthase → MKLREIYRGKAKVVWATDDPERVVMEFTDAATAFDGAKRGVIGGKGRFNATMSTILFRYLEQEGIATHFIDQVSDNELLCRRLEIVPLEVVVRNRAAGGISRRLGIEEGTPLARPVLEFSYKSDALGDPMVNEDHALALGLATPRELEELREMALATNALLRRFLGARGLELVDFKLEFGRDTAGRLVLGDEISPDTCRLWDVGTGEKLDKDRFRRDLGRVEEAYEEVLRRVQGEPRPPAGAPAEQVFRGVMRVTLKEGVLDPQGRTIAGALHSLGYPGVEEVRVGKLIEIRLRGADHAHVRQQLAEMGKRLLANPVLEDFRFAVEPAEQGGEPGHGGWAGDPHGGSPTRAGGGGLER, encoded by the coding sequence GTGAAGCTGCGGGAAATTTACCGGGGTAAGGCCAAGGTAGTGTGGGCCACCGACGACCCGGAACGGGTGGTGATGGAATTCACGGATGCGGCCACCGCCTTCGACGGGGCCAAGCGTGGTGTGATCGGTGGCAAGGGGCGGTTCAACGCCACCATGTCCACCATCCTCTTTCGCTATCTGGAGCAGGAGGGGATCGCCACCCACTTCATCGACCAGGTTAGCGACAACGAGTTGCTCTGCCGGCGGCTTGAGATCGTCCCCCTGGAAGTGGTGGTGCGCAACCGGGCGGCCGGCGGGATTTCCCGCCGCCTGGGGATCGAAGAAGGAACCCCGCTGGCCAGGCCGGTGCTGGAGTTTTCGTACAAAAGCGACGCCCTGGGGGACCCCATGGTGAACGAAGACCATGCCCTCGCCCTGGGCCTGGCCACCCCGCGGGAACTGGAGGAGTTGAGGGAGATGGCCCTGGCCACCAACGCCCTCCTGCGTCGATTCCTGGGGGCGAGGGGCCTGGAACTGGTGGACTTCAAGCTGGAGTTCGGCCGTGACACCGCCGGGCGTCTTGTTCTGGGCGATGAGATATCCCCCGATACCTGCCGGCTGTGGGACGTCGGCACCGGCGAAAAGCTGGACAAGGACCGCTTCCGGCGCGACCTGGGCCGGGTCGAGGAGGCTTACGAGGAGGTCCTGCGCCGCGTCCAGGGTGAGCCCCGCCCGCCGGCGGGTGCTCCCGCGGAGCAGGTTTTCCGGGGAGTGATGAGGGTCACCTTGAAGGAGGGGGTACTGGATCCCCAGGGGCGTACCATCGCGGGAGCCCTGCACTCGCTGGGTTATCCGGGCGTGGAAGAGGTCAGGGTGGGCAAGCTCATCGAGATCAGGCTCAGGGGGGCCGATCACGCCCACGTGCGGCAGCAACTGGCCGAGATGGGCAAGCGGCTGCTGGCCAACCCGGTGCTGGAAGACTTCCGCTTCGCCGTCGAGCCAGCCGAACAGGGCGGTGAGCCGGGACATGGTGGCTGGGCGGGCGATCCGCACGGGGGCTCTCCGACCCGTGCGGGGGGCGGGGGGCTGGAGCGGTGA
- the purQ gene encoding phosphoribosylformylglycinamidine synthase subunit PurQ, giving the protein MRFGVVVFPGSNCDADCYHAIGVGTGARVEYVWHRDTRVAGYDCLVLPGGFSYGDYLRTGAIARFSPVMAEIARFAADGGLVLGICNGFQILQEAGLLPGAMCKNEGLTFRCQWTWLRVEDNTTPFTLLCEKGQVLRIPIAHYEGNFYAPPRELEEIEREGRVVMRYSTPAGEVVPEANPNGSVGNIAALRNPAGNVLGMMPHPERAAEAVLGSEDGKLIFRSVVEYLRRR; this is encoded by the coding sequence GTGAGGTTCGGCGTGGTGGTGTTCCCGGGGTCCAACTGCGACGCCGACTGCTACCACGCCATCGGAGTGGGTACCGGCGCCCGGGTGGAGTACGTCTGGCACCGGGACACGAGGGTGGCCGGCTACGACTGCCTGGTACTGCCGGGTGGCTTCTCCTACGGGGACTACCTGCGGACGGGGGCCATAGCGAGGTTTTCGCCCGTGATGGCCGAGATAGCCCGCTTCGCCGCCGATGGCGGGCTGGTGCTGGGGATATGCAATGGATTTCAGATCCTGCAAGAGGCCGGCCTGCTCCCGGGAGCCATGTGCAAGAACGAGGGGCTCACCTTCCGCTGCCAGTGGACGTGGCTGCGGGTGGAGGACAATACCACCCCGTTCACGTTGCTGTGCGAAAAAGGTCAGGTCCTGCGCATCCCCATTGCCCACTACGAAGGCAACTTTTACGCCCCTCCGCGAGAACTGGAAGAGATCGAGAGAGAGGGCCGGGTGGTGATGCGCTACAGTACGCCCGCCGGGGAGGTAGTGCCGGAGGCCAATCCCAACGGCTCGGTGGGGAACATCGCGGCCCTGCGTAACCCGGCCGGGAACGTGCTGGGCATGATGCCCCACCCCGAGCGGGCTGCGGAAGCGGTCCTGGGGAGTGAGGATGGGAAGCTCATCTTCCGGTCGGTGGTGGAGTACCTGCGTCGCCGCTAG
- the purL gene encoding phosphoribosylformylglycinamidine synthase subunit PurL: MLSREEIEARRAWRELGLTDYEYRLIADGLGREPNWTELGMFSVLWSEHCAYKHSRLLLRQLPSQGRRVLQGPGENAGVLDIDEPVALALRIESHNHPSFVEPFQGAATGIGGIVRDILAVGARPVALLDSLRFGDPASPLTRYLFGGVVSGIASYGNSIGVPTVGGEVVFAPAYQYNPLVNVMCLGLVPRDRLMKGQAAGVGNALVLVGSPTGRDGIHGAGLLASRTFDEKAAEMRPAVQVGDPFMEKVVIEACLQALETGAVVGLQDLGAAGLTSACAEAAARAGTGVEIDISLVPRRERGMSPFEVMLSESQERMLLIVQKGHEDEVLAVFRRWDVPATVIGRVTEVGLFRVRDGDEVVAEVPASLLAAGSPTYTPPQVEPEEAARARDQDPVVVPLPAEEAFPAILEKLVASPSVASKEWVFSQYDHMVQVNTVVAPGADAAVLRLKGTSRGIAVCTDGNGRWCYLDPRSGGAAAVAEAARNVACVGAEPIGLTNCLNFGSPEDPGVMWQFARVIEGMSEAARELSTPVTGGNVSFYNQTGERAVYPTPVVGMVGLLGDVARVVTPAFKRAGDMVVLLGPLLRPDTDRGWQGLGGSEYLAVWHGMVAGQPPIPDLKKERSLITLLVQAAKDGILASAHDVSDGGLAVALAESCFASAHDRYGALYGVEVDIPAAGGVRVDAVLFGESTGRVVVSCRPGDWPRLDRLSRAVGVLAQPVGWVRGERLRLRVNGRLLVDVPVGDLREAWLRAIPRLVVGQGGQGPGRLGVRGSR, from the coding sequence GTGCTGAGCCGTGAGGAGATCGAGGCCCGCCGGGCGTGGCGGGAACTGGGACTGACCGACTACGAGTACCGCCTGATCGCGGACGGGCTGGGGCGGGAGCCCAACTGGACGGAACTGGGGATGTTCTCCGTGCTCTGGTCCGAACACTGTGCCTACAAGCATTCCCGCTTGCTCCTGCGCCAGCTTCCCTCGCAGGGGCGGCGGGTGCTGCAGGGACCGGGCGAAAATGCAGGTGTCCTGGACATTGACGAGCCGGTGGCTCTGGCCCTGCGCATTGAGTCCCACAACCACCCATCCTTCGTGGAGCCATTCCAGGGCGCGGCCACCGGCATCGGGGGTATCGTGAGGGACATCCTGGCGGTGGGTGCCCGTCCGGTGGCCCTGCTGGATTCCCTCCGCTTCGGCGACCCTGCCTCGCCCCTGACCCGTTACCTGTTCGGAGGCGTGGTATCGGGCATCGCCTCGTACGGCAACAGCATCGGGGTTCCCACGGTGGGGGGAGAAGTGGTGTTTGCCCCCGCCTATCAGTACAACCCCCTGGTCAACGTCATGTGCCTGGGGCTGGTCCCCCGCGACCGCCTCATGAAGGGGCAGGCCGCAGGCGTGGGGAACGCGCTGGTGCTGGTGGGGTCGCCCACGGGGCGGGATGGCATCCACGGGGCGGGGCTGCTCGCCTCGCGCACGTTCGACGAGAAGGCCGCCGAGATGAGACCCGCCGTCCAGGTGGGCGATCCCTTCATGGAAAAGGTCGTCATCGAGGCCTGTCTCCAGGCCCTGGAGACGGGGGCAGTGGTGGGTCTGCAGGATCTGGGCGCGGCCGGGCTCACCTCGGCTTGCGCCGAGGCGGCAGCCCGCGCCGGCACCGGCGTGGAGATCGACATTTCCCTTGTGCCTCGCCGCGAGCGGGGGATGTCCCCCTTCGAGGTCATGCTGTCGGAGTCTCAGGAACGCATGCTGCTCATCGTGCAGAAGGGGCACGAGGACGAGGTGCTGGCGGTGTTCCGCCGCTGGGACGTGCCCGCCACCGTGATCGGGAGGGTGACGGAGGTGGGCCTCTTCCGCGTGCGGGATGGGGATGAGGTGGTGGCCGAGGTCCCGGCTTCCCTGCTGGCGGCCGGGTCGCCGACGTACACGCCTCCCCAGGTGGAGCCCGAGGAAGCTGCGCGGGCCCGCGATCAGGATCCCGTGGTGGTACCCCTGCCCGCCGAGGAGGCGTTCCCCGCCATCCTGGAGAAGCTGGTGGCTTCCCCCAGTGTGGCCAGCAAGGAGTGGGTTTTCAGCCAGTACGACCACATGGTGCAGGTGAATACGGTGGTCGCCCCCGGTGCCGATGCCGCCGTGCTTCGTCTGAAGGGGACTTCCCGGGGCATTGCCGTCTGCACCGATGGCAACGGCCGCTGGTGCTACCTTGACCCCCGCTCCGGAGGAGCCGCGGCGGTGGCCGAGGCGGCCCGCAACGTGGCCTGCGTGGGGGCAGAGCCCATCGGGCTGACCAACTGCCTTAACTTCGGCAGCCCCGAGGATCCCGGCGTGATGTGGCAGTTCGCCCGGGTGATCGAGGGGATGTCCGAGGCGGCACGGGAGCTCAGCACCCCGGTGACGGGGGGCAACGTGAGCTTTTACAACCAGACTGGGGAGCGGGCCGTTTACCCCACTCCCGTGGTGGGGATGGTTGGCCTCCTGGGCGACGTGGCACGGGTGGTAACGCCAGCCTTCAAGCGGGCGGGGGACATGGTGGTGCTGCTCGGGCCACTGCTGCGCCCGGATACGGATCGGGGATGGCAGGGCCTGGGTGGGTCGGAGTACCTGGCCGTGTGGCACGGGATGGTGGCGGGCCAGCCGCCCATCCCCGACCTCAAGAAGGAGAGGTCCCTCATCACCCTGCTCGTCCAGGCGGCAAAGGACGGCATCCTGGCCTCCGCTCACGATGTATCCGACGGAGGCCTGGCGGTGGCTCTGGCCGAGTCCTGCTTCGCCTCCGCGCATGACCGGTACGGGGCCCTGTACGGGGTGGAAGTGGACATCCCGGCGGCAGGGGGAGTGCGAGTGGACGCCGTGCTGTTCGGCGAGAGTACCGGCCGGGTGGTGGTGAGTTGCCGGCCGGGTGACTGGCCCCGCCTGGATCGGCTGTCGCGGGCGGTGGGTGTCCTCGCCCAGCCGGTGGGATGGGTGCGGGGCGAACGCCTGCGTCTGCGCGTGAACGGGCGGCTCCTGGTGGATGTGCCGGTGGGGGATCTGCGGGAGGCATGGCTCCGCGCCATACCCCGCCTGGTGGTGGGCCAGGGTGGCCAGGGGCCGGGGCGGCTCGGGGTACGGGGTAGCCGTTAG
- the purN gene encoding phosphoribosylglycinamide formyltransferase has product MTGAWQGSLLRVGVLASGRGTNLQAILDACARGELPARVTVVVSDNPGAQALERARRAGVPAVFVDPRGRKKSDFEGEICRHLREHGVELVCLAGYMRVLGRSFLEEWEGRVLNIHPSLLPAFPGLEAQRQAWEYGVKVAGCTVHFVVPEVDAGPIVLQAAVPVLGDDTPETLAARILEQEHRVYVEAIRLYAEGRLRIEGRRVKILPPASGGSA; this is encoded by the coding sequence GTGACGGGAGCATGGCAGGGCAGCTTGCTCAGGGTGGGAGTGCTGGCCTCGGGGCGGGGCACCAACCTGCAGGCCATCCTGGATGCCTGTGCCCGCGGGGAGCTGCCTGCCCGCGTGACGGTCGTGGTCAGCGACAACCCGGGTGCCCAGGCCCTGGAACGCGCGCGGCGGGCGGGCGTGCCCGCGGTCTTCGTGGACCCCCGGGGCAGGAAGAAAAGTGACTTCGAGGGTGAGATCTGCCGCCATCTGCGGGAGCACGGAGTGGAGCTGGTGTGCCTGGCCGGCTACATGCGGGTGCTGGGACGGTCTTTTCTGGAGGAGTGGGAGGGGAGGGTGCTCAACATCCACCCGTCACTCCTTCCCGCTTTCCCCGGCCTGGAGGCGCAACGGCAGGCTTGGGAGTATGGGGTGAAGGTGGCGGGGTGCACGGTACACTTCGTGGTGCCGGAGGTTGATGCCGGCCCCATCGTGTTGCAGGCGGCGGTGCCCGTGTTGGGGGATGATACTCCTGAGACCCTGGCCGCGCGCATCCTCGAGCAGGAGCACCGCGTCTACGTGGAGGCCATCCGCCTGTACGCGGAAGGACGCCTCCGCATCGAGGGGCGGCGGGTGAAGATCCTGCCTCCCGCGAGCGGGGGATCGGCCTGA
- the purB gene encoding adenylosuccinate lyase — protein sequence MIERYTRPVMGRLWSDENRYRKWLQIEVAACDAWASLGVIPPDAARRIRERAAFSVERVRELEHRVEHEVIAFVSAVAETVGEDGRYLHYGLTSSDVMDTALSCLMVEALDLIAEGVSRLAGVVREKALQYRNTVIMGRTHGVHAEPTTFGLKLALWWAELGRHRERLAEARRQVAVGKLSGAVGNFAHLDPRVEEYVCRHLGLEPAPISSQVLSRDRHAHYLCTLANLAASIEKFALEIRGLARSEVREVEEPFREGQKGSSAMPHKRNPILSERMCGLARLVRSYAMAALENVALWHERDISHSSVERVIIPDATTVVDYMLHTFTRVVEGMRVYPERMEANVYAGGGLAFSERVLLALVDRGMSREDAYQVVQELAHRALDTGASFRDLVETDPRVGKVLDAGAVARCFDLSPFLARVEYIFGRLGLLPGDPVAASGAEAGAGRAGDHARSGGGGA from the coding sequence GTGATCGAGCGCTACACCCGCCCGGTGATGGGGCGGCTCTGGTCCGACGAGAACCGCTACCGCAAGTGGCTTCAGATCGAGGTGGCAGCCTGCGACGCCTGGGCCTCCCTGGGCGTCATCCCCCCGGACGCTGCCCGCCGCATCCGGGAGCGGGCTGCCTTCTCGGTGGAGCGCGTGCGCGAACTGGAGCACCGGGTTGAGCACGAAGTAATTGCCTTCGTATCGGCAGTAGCGGAGACGGTGGGGGAAGACGGCCGTTACCTCCACTACGGGCTCACCTCCTCGGACGTGATGGACACAGCCCTCTCCTGCCTCATGGTAGAGGCGCTCGACCTGATCGCGGAGGGTGTCTCCCGGTTGGCCGGGGTGGTGCGAGAGAAGGCCCTGCAGTACCGCAATACCGTGATCATGGGACGCACCCACGGGGTGCACGCGGAGCCGACTACCTTCGGCCTCAAGCTGGCCCTGTGGTGGGCGGAGCTGGGCCGGCACCGGGAGCGCCTGGCGGAGGCGCGGCGGCAGGTGGCGGTGGGGAAGCTATCGGGGGCGGTGGGGAACTTCGCCCACCTGGATCCCCGCGTGGAGGAGTACGTCTGCCGGCACCTGGGGCTGGAGCCCGCCCCCATCTCCAGCCAGGTGCTGAGTCGGGATCGCCATGCCCACTACCTGTGCACTCTCGCCAACCTGGCCGCTTCCATCGAGAAGTTCGCCCTGGAAATCAGGGGTCTTGCCCGCAGCGAGGTGCGCGAGGTGGAGGAACCCTTCCGTGAGGGGCAGAAGGGGTCGTCCGCCATGCCCCACAAGCGGAATCCCATCCTGTCCGAGCGCATGTGCGGGCTGGCCCGGCTGGTCCGCTCGTACGCCATGGCCGCCCTGGAAAACGTGGCCCTGTGGCACGAGCGCGACATTTCCCACTCGTCCGTGGAAAGGGTGATCATCCCGGATGCCACCACGGTAGTGGACTATATGCTGCACACCTTCACCCGGGTGGTGGAGGGCATGCGGGTCTACCCCGAGCGGATGGAGGCCAACGTCTATGCCGGAGGCGGTCTGGCTTTTTCCGAGCGCGTTCTGCTGGCCCTGGTGGACCGGGGCATGAGCCGCGAGGATGCCTATCAGGTGGTGCAGGAACTGGCTCACCGGGCGCTGGACACGGGAGCATCTTTCCGGGATCTGGTGGAGACCGACCCGCGGGTGGGCAAGGTGCTGGATGCGGGCGCGGTGGCCCGGTGTTTCGACCTGAGTCCGTTCCTGGCCCGGGTGGAGTACATCTTCGGTCGTCTGGGCCTCCTTCCGGGCGACCCGGTGGCAGCTTCCGGGGCAGAGGCGGGTGCGGGCCGGGCCGGTGACCATGCGCGCAGTGGAGGTGGAGGGGCGTGA
- the purH gene encoding bifunctional phosphoribosylaminoimidazolecarboxamide formyltransferase/IMP cyclohydrolase yields the protein MGEQRWAIVSVWDKTGVAGFARGLVDLGFAILASGGTADHLAGSGVPVTRVEELTGFGALLEGRVKTLHPLVHAGILARRDRASDMAQLRDLGAHPIDLVTVNLYPFHQALEDGADLGAALEMIDIGGPALLRAAAKNFPHVLAVCRPEQYGVVLDALRRKAAGALPPEEEGMLRRRLAGEAFRHTTAYDYLVSQYLSAGEQTAGPGTVAGAAAGNAGGAGAAVAAGVAFGAAGGTEAFPAQLHLGWELVRTLRYGENPHQKAALYRPLGAPVVGLAAARQIQGKELSYNNLADASSAWALAREFGDSRPVAVVVKHAVPCACAVGPDAATAFRRAREGDPVSVFGGIVALNVPVDEAAAGEMARIFLEVVVSPAFTEEAMWHLGRRHNVRLLQVPCAPAPAVPAPLERWHLRQIDGGLLVQESDRLGDQDDPAGWRTVTVRRPTSREVADLAFAWRVAKHVRSNAIVLAKDEATVGIGQGQPNRVDAARLAISRAGPRARGAVMASDGFFPFPDVVEEAVRAGITAIVQPGGSLRDGESIAACDRAGLAMMFTGVRHFLH from the coding sequence ATGGGGGAGCAGCGATGGGCCATCGTGAGCGTGTGGGACAAGACGGGGGTGGCAGGTTTTGCCCGCGGCCTGGTGGATCTGGGGTTCGCCATCCTGGCCTCCGGGGGGACGGCCGACCATCTGGCGGGGTCGGGGGTGCCGGTGACCCGGGTGGAGGAACTCACGGGCTTTGGCGCCCTCCTGGAGGGTAGGGTGAAGACGCTGCATCCCCTGGTGCACGCGGGCATCCTGGCCCGCCGGGACCGTGCCTCCGACATGGCCCAGCTCCGCGACCTGGGGGCGCACCCCATCGACCTGGTGACGGTCAACCTCTACCCCTTCCACCAGGCCCTTGAGGACGGAGCCGATCTGGGTGCCGCCCTGGAGATGATAGACATCGGCGGCCCTGCCCTGCTGCGGGCGGCGGCAAAGAACTTTCCCCACGTGCTGGCGGTTTGCCGGCCCGAGCAGTACGGGGTGGTGCTGGATGCCCTCCGGCGCAAGGCGGCAGGGGCTCTCCCTCCGGAAGAGGAGGGGATGCTGCGCCGGCGCCTCGCTGGCGAAGCCTTCCGCCACACCACGGCCTACGACTACCTGGTGAGCCAGTACCTTTCCGCCGGCGAGCAAACAGCCGGCCCCGGCACGGTAGCCGGAGCCGCGGCTGGCAATGCGGGCGGGGCAGGGGCCGCCGTTGCAGCCGGGGTCGCGTTCGGCGCGGCAGGCGGGACGGAGGCCTTCCCCGCTCAACTGCACCTGGGCTGGGAACTGGTGCGTACCCTCAGGTACGGGGAAAACCCCCATCAGAAGGCCGCTCTCTACCGTCCTCTGGGGGCCCCGGTGGTGGGCCTGGCCGCCGCCCGCCAGATCCAGGGCAAGGAACTCTCCTACAACAACCTGGCCGATGCCAGTTCTGCCTGGGCCCTGGCCCGCGAGTTCGGTGATTCCCGACCGGTCGCGGTGGTGGTTAAGCACGCCGTGCCCTGTGCCTGTGCTGTTGGCCCGGATGCGGCCACCGCTTTCCGCCGCGCCCGCGAAGGCGACCCGGTTTCTGTATTCGGGGGGATCGTGGCGCTGAATGTCCCCGTGGACGAGGCTGCCGCCGGCGAAATGGCCCGCATCTTCCTGGAGGTGGTGGTGTCCCCTGCTTTCACGGAAGAGGCCATGTGGCACCTGGGTCGACGCCACAACGTGCGCCTCCTCCAGGTACCCTGCGCGCCTGCCCCTGCCGTGCCCGCGCCTCTGGAGAGATGGCACCTGCGCCAGATCGACGGTGGGCTGCTGGTGCAGGAATCTGACCGCCTGGGGGATCAGGACGATCCCGCCGGCTGGCGCACCGTCACGGTAAGGCGTCCCACCTCCAGGGAAGTGGCCGACCTGGCTTTTGCCTGGAGGGTGGCCAAGCACGTGCGTTCCAACGCCATCGTGCTGGCCAAAGACGAGGCGACCGTGGGGATAGGGCAGGGACAGCCCAACCGGGTGGATGCCGCCCGGCTTGCTATATCGCGGGCCGGGCCGCGGGCCCGCGGGGCGGTCATGGCTTCCGATGGTTTCTTTCCCTTTCCCGACGTGGTGGAAGAGGCGGTGCGGGCCGGGATCACCGCCATCGTCCAGCCCGGCGGCAGCCTGCGCGATGGCGAGTCCATCGCCGCCTGCGACCGGGCCGGCCTGGCCATGATGTTCACCGGGGTCCGCCATTTCCTCCATTAG
- the purM gene encoding phosphoribosylformylglycinamidine cyclo-ligase gives MDYRSAGVDIEAGDRAVRLIRPLARATFRPEVLGDIGGFGGFFALPAGYREPVLVAGADGVGTKLKVALALGRHDTVGIDCVAMNVNDILTHGAEPLFFLDYLAVGKLDPEQVAQVVAGVAEGCRRAGCALLGGETAEMPGFYTPGEYDLAGFAVGVVERSRLIDGSAVRPGDVVLGLASSGLHSNGFSLVRRVLLHDAHGSSPRDVHPGTRGRGTHEDIRERLSRPVPELEGKTLGEVLLEPTRIYVRPVLDLLQRVPVHAMAHVTGGGLVENVPRVIPRGCRVVIRRGAWPVPPIFHLLQREGPIPEEEMWRVFNMGLGFVLVVDPAHADRAADILSRAGEQVYRIGFVEPGEGVLLQ, from the coding sequence GTGGACTACCGCAGCGCGGGGGTGGACATCGAGGCGGGCGACCGGGCGGTGCGTCTCATCCGGCCGCTGGCGCGGGCCACCTTTCGGCCGGAGGTCCTGGGGGACATAGGGGGCTTCGGCGGGTTCTTCGCCCTGCCCGCGGGGTACCGGGAGCCGGTCCTGGTGGCGGGCGCGGACGGGGTGGGGACCAAGCTCAAGGTGGCGCTTGCCCTGGGCAGGCACGACACGGTGGGCATCGACTGCGTGGCCATGAACGTCAACGACATCCTGACCCACGGTGCCGAGCCTTTGTTCTTCTTGGATTACCTGGCGGTGGGGAAGCTGGATCCCGAGCAGGTGGCGCAGGTGGTGGCGGGGGTGGCGGAAGGCTGCCGGCGGGCGGGATGCGCCCTGCTGGGTGGCGAGACCGCTGAGATGCCAGGATTCTACACCCCCGGGGAGTACGACCTGGCCGGATTTGCGGTGGGGGTGGTAGAGCGGTCTCGCCTCATCGATGGTTCCGCCGTTCGGCCCGGCGACGTGGTGCTGGGGCTGGCCTCTTCCGGCCTGCATTCCAACGGTTTTTCCCTGGTGCGCCGCGTCCTGCTCCATGACGCACACGGCAGTTCCCCCCGGGACGTGCACCCCGGCACCCGCGGAAGGGGCACCCACGAGGACATACGGGAGCGCCTCAGTCGACCGGTGCCTGAACTGGAAGGCAAAACCCTGGGGGAGGTCCTGCTGGAACCGACCCGCATTTACGTGCGCCCGGTGCTGGATCTGTTGCAGCGGGTGCCGGTGCACGCCATGGCTCACGTCACCGGCGGGGGATTGGTCGAGAACGTTCCCCGCGTCATCCCGCGGGGATGCCGGGTGGTCATCCGGCGGGGAGCCTGGCCCGTCCCACCCATCTTCCACCTGCTGCAGCGGGAAGGGCCTATCCCGGAGGAAGAGATGTGGCGCGTGTTTAATATGGGGCTGGGGTTCGTGCTGGTGGTCGATCCCGCCCACGCCGACCGGGCGGCGGATATCCTTTCCCGGGCGGGGGAGCAGGTGTACCGGATCGGGTTCGTGGAGCCGGGCGAAGGCGTTCTGTTGCAGTAG